From the Micropterus dolomieu isolate WLL.071019.BEF.003 ecotype Adirondacks unplaced genomic scaffold, ASM2129224v1 scaffold_343, whole genome shotgun sequence genome, one window contains:
- the srd5a3 gene encoding polyprenol reductase has protein sequence MHWSPFGLSVTDAFWSSLALCFFVAFCAHKVSPQLPRKYETCRLYVLFQDLIRYGKTKQNLKRDDWLRVFDVPKRWFWHFYAISVGWNGLLLALYLNFTLKHQPYPSWLTGMLDILTGLPSTDSQVPQLSTVLVQLLLCVHSLRRLLECLFVSVFSDGAIHLVQYVFGVGYYVVLGLTVLCSDRLGKGTGSLLSQLDWFHVAGNALFIWASMMQHQSMVLLARLRTGKSGTVETLAHRVPEGGWFELVSCPHYFAELLIYISLSLVFGGLSLTWWLVVLYVLFNQALAAQLCHDFYISKYESYPKHRNAFIPFVL, from the exons ATGCATTGGAGCCCCTTCGGCTTGAGCGTTACTGATGCTTTCTGGTCTTCTCTggctttgtgtttctttgtagcTTTCTGCGCTCATAAAGTCTCACCGCAGCTGCcgagaaaatatgaaacatgtcGCCTTTACGTGTTATTTCAGGATCTTATTCGGTAcggaaaaaccaaacaaaacctCAAACGAGACGACTGGCTGCGTGTGTTTGACGTCCCTAAAAG GTGGTTCTGGCACTTTTATGCCATCTCTGTTGGCTGGAATGGTCTCCTTCTGGCCTTGTACCTGAACTTCACACTTAAGCATCAGCCATACCCATCATGGCTGACTGGCATGTTAGACATTTTGACAGGTTTACCAAGCACTGACAGTCAAG TCCCACAGCTGTCTACTGTCCTGGTGCAGCTGCTGCTCTGCGTCCACTCCCTCAGGAGGCTGCTGGAGTGCCtgtttgtcagtgttttctCTGATGGAGCCATACATTTGGTGCAGTATGTGTTCGGAGTGGGGTATTATGTCGTGCTGGGGTTGACGGTGCTCTGCTCGGATCGCCTGGGAAAAG GGACTGGAAGTCTCCTCTCTCAGCTGGACTGGTTTCACGTGGCTGGAAACGCACTTTTCATCTGGGCCTCAATGATGCAGCATCAGTCCATGGTCCTGCTGGCCAGGCTTCGCACTGGAAAGTCCG GGACAGTGGAAACGCTGGCTCACAGAGTGCCAGAGGGAGGCTGGTTCGAGCTGGTGTCATGCCCGCATTACTTTGCTGAGCTGCTGATCTACATCTCGCTGAGCTTGGTTTTCGGAGGCCTGTCTCTGACATGGTGGCTTGTTGTCCTTTATGTGCTCTTCAACCAGGCGCTGGCAGCACAGCTTTGTCACGACTTTTATATTAGCAAATATGAGTCATACCCGAAGCATAGAAACGCATTCATACCTTTTGTGCTATGA